ACAAGAGATCGTCTTCCTGACTTCTTTTTTGGAGTTAGTTTAGGCGATTCTGTCAACACGCTGTCATCTAACGTTTTCAGTGGCCGATTGTTTTTTGTAACACTTTGAAGATACAAATGATTAGGAATTTCCATCTCTTTCCAAAAACTTGACACTTCTTCAGCAAGATCTTGTggaattttaaacaaattgtttCCAGATTCAATCATAAATGCAACCAGGTGACAAAATGTCTTAGTAGTTGTTTGCAGTTCAGTCCCGCTTGATGATTTATTGCAGAGAAAATGAGGAGTGAATATAATAGCCAGTGAATCCGCTGTCATGAGATTTTCCGGTGTTTTTGAAGTACGATGAAGTAGTGTGATCAATGGTCTCAGTAAGCAATAGTTGTCACTTGGCATCAGTAACATCAGCATTTGTAGAGCTTTCAAAGTTGTTGTTTTGGCTTTATCTTCGGTTGTCAGTAGACATGCTAATCTAGTATACACATTATGGAATCTGTTCGTTAGAAGTGGTTCACAGAGGTCTCGTATGAAGTTCTTTAGCACGTTAGCTCCATCATGAGACGAAATTAGTTCCAAGTCAATCATGGAACACTCCAGAAGTTGTTTTCTAACAGTTTTCTGGCGGCTTATGTTTCCAGTTTTACGGAATAGTCCTTCATCTTTGATGTTGTAACTTTTTCCAATGAATTCAATCAAGACTGTGAGAGCAGAAATGGAATCTGGTGTTAGCTGTGTGAATTCCCTCTTTTTAATAGACTTTCTGTAGAACGAGAGTCTGGAGCTTTTGCGTTTGAGTGTAACCTTCTCAGGGCTCTTTCTGTTCACTTGAGAGTCTATTTCTTGTGTTGTCATAGTCACTGCTTTACCAAGACTACTAAGCACCATTTCTTCGAATTTGTTTGGCATGCTATTTTTTAATCTGAAGACATTCCGTTCTGCCTGTTGCTGGCATCTATTGCGTCTAAGAGAGGATGTAGACATTGTTTGTCGTCTTTTGATCGCTGTGAATGTGCAAAAATAATTGAAGTATGAATAACTAATTTAATCTACTATTTTTATATACTAGAAATTTTACTCTATTATGACATTACTCGTTATGGACTTGGTAGACGTATTGAGGGATAGTTGAGATGAGCTGTCATTAAGTATAGGGAGTCATTAATGAGGTGgtctatttttgttttgataatttattctttTACCTATTTCATACATATATCCAAAAAGAAATTAAAGACTTTACAGAAAAAGTAAGTAAATACATAtatgtttaaatgaattaaatgcatgaatgttaaaatgaaatattttttaattgggACAATACATTTTCTCAAAAATTATTAGTAAACAGCTTTTATTTCCTATGTTTTGTTcaataaattacaatttaaaaatgttaaatattgttCCAGTAAATATTTCCGACATCTTcaatcttttgttttataaaattaccTGAATGTTTTTTAGCTTTAAAActtctgtatttatttatttctctTGACAAttccattttcttttctttttgttatttagTAAACTCAGAAGGTGGATTCTTGTTTGAATGAATCTCAGAACTCTATGCTTTATATAACGCTAGTTTAGAAATACTTCATTTTATCAGATTCAAAATAATGATTAATTCCTAAAGtctattaattatttttctattttaattaaaaacaGATAAATATCTAATCATTCAGTAGTAACTTGGGGCAAAGTTTAACGATCAATTAATTAATGAAGATTAAGAACAATTAATTAAacaatattcatatttcacaCCCTTTTAATAACACGCACCTCTGGTATGAGCCAAGCGTGTGTTTTTTTCACACCTTGACAAATATTGGTATTATAGCTATAAGCAATACACACTTCTGCTAAAGACAGCCAGTGCATTTTTCATAAACAAACAACACTTCATTTAATGATGAAACGTCACAACGCATTCATAAAAGGCTtgtcatacataaaaaaaaattgtactgtgatctttatatatatatgttaagaaCGAAAGGTTCCATACAACGATAtcttttctgatatataaaaCAAAAGCTTCCATCACAATTTTGAGATTTTATTTCGTATTTCAACATCGACAGTATATTGGTACAGCAGAGACATAATACAATTGTGTTTGTCTCTGGGTACAGTCTTCTTATAAATAATGACTAGTTTCAAAAACCTTTTAAAATCTTAGTCATATATTTTTCAGCGCCTATTTTTTAGAGCCATGTTTACTTCATATATATCTTTGATTTGTTTGTACGTTTACCGCATCGTTGCAATCTTTCGTTTCTATGAAGTCGAAATATCGAAATATAAGTCTTGCGAACTGCAGTCTCTTTCTCCATTAACGAGTCTATTTGCACGGTTTCACTAACAATGTATACTTTCAGGTTTATTCATTCTGTTAGCAAAACTGTAGCAAACAAATGGATATACTTGACATCTGGTACTTTGTATACAAAATATCTTTTGGTCCTAACTTACAGACGACTGGATCAAttttcaactaaaattaatatAGATGTGAAGAGAAAAAATCTTCATTCGGGTCACCCACTACTCATATTTCTTGTGTATCATTATTGGGATAAAATGCCCGTTTTCGTACTATCGAAGGTATACTAGtacagttttgtattttattcttAACAAGTATATTGAATTCTTACAGTGGATTGTCATTAGTGTATTGTGAACTTTATAAATACAGTATCTTGTTGCTATCGTTatcaaaattaagaatgaaattaGTATGTATTCAGTAAGATTAATTATATATTAGGTCTATATAAAACAAGGAATTGGACCTTCACAATTTTTGTTAACAATTatcttcaaaataaataatttcatatttattcaccatataaaaagttatcaaaggtaccaggattataattttatacgccagacgcacgtttcgtctacttaagactcatcagcgacgctcatatcaaaatagttataataaaatGATATGATATGTATCTAATCCTCAATAATTTCTACCCATTTCActtgtttatttgtatatacaaacTTATTATTTTAAGGATGCCGTGTCATAAAATTACAATTAACATGACTATGGGACCCCGTTCCTTTTTCACCTAACACTAATATAGGTGTCATAATCGTCCCCGAACCTGTTAAATGTGATTGTTCATGTCCCGCAAGGGTGTGAAATCTGATAACGGGGTTGACACGTGAAAAGACaactatatttattatttattagtgTATTATCATTATACCCCATCTTTGTTGATTGGGACAATGACAGATATCTATTCACTTCATTATACATAATTAATCATAACAGTATAAAAAGAAATCGcattaaacaaaaaatcatataCTCTTGTTTTGTGAATGAAGACAACATCTTCAATATATTGTCATTATGGATTATAAAGATATTCAAGCTATGAAGTACAGAAGTTTTAGAGTTACAAGAAATACAGGTATAAATTCTTCTaaacttaaaaattaaaacagaaacagtttttatttattaatatatgcAATATCATCATTAGTTTTCCATATTTATAGTAACATCcgaatttattttaccaaaatttgtgttttattcGTTCACTCCTGtcatagatgatttttttttttaataagaacgTTTCTATTTGGATTTTTTCGTAAATATCATAAATAGTCTTTTTTGTGTTTGCCTTACGATAAAATATAACATCTAAAATATATTGGAGGAATTCGATACTCTTATCTTATTCATGATCATTCATcaaatatacatacatatatgtatTAAGTAGATTTTGATTCCATGcaatttaaaagatataaaaagggaacaaagatattaaaatttcgaaaaaaaatccaaaaatatgaaaacgaagtttttcaaaataacaagtgtTTAAAAAAGGTTTTGAAAACAAGAAATTAAACGTTTGTATCTTTGGTacggaaatgcattaaatattaaataagtgcaggcaacattttatattaaacttttaagacaaaagtaatattttattttcaggttGTAACTGACAATTCATTTGAATGCTGTCTACATCATATTATAGATAATTGACTAAAACACTCTATATTTACTTAATGTAATTTAGTTTAACACTAGAAGGTATGGGGTCATTACAAACACACGAGAACTGTTAACCCCTCCCGGTCACGGACATGACATTTTGACACTCATTATTAAATATCATATTTCATGTTTAACTTTTTATTAtcatatgaaattttaacaagGAAGGATTATAACTTATTAGGATGTTTTCAAACCGGTCTTCATGTAAGTCCTCATATTTACCATATATATCCATGTACTGAGGttattaaattgttcattttattagttttgaaaatgaaTGAATTAAATGAATTACAACAGTACTATTTCGAATTATCGATCCAGAATTTTCAGTAAAACATTTATATGAAattcattgattttataaaatcatttgTCATCGAGAAGAAATTttctattttgtcaaaaaatattaaacaaaaaccaATAAGTTTATGATGACTGTGGAGCTGCAAGTGCCATATGGACTGACTCTCGAGTCTCCCTTTATCAATGAACAAATATTGTCTAATATCATGGAAGTATTACATTCACAGgaacttctatatatattattaatcagaattattattttgtatgtatttcacGTAACCAAGGAGGTCATGTAACCTCCTTGACGTAACTTTGATATGCTCGCAATAATTTCTATGATTAGGAAAATAAGGACATAAATAAATTAAGAATATTAGTATTATTGTGCGTATTATTCAAGAAGCAGAGTCCAAATACACTTTGAATATCAATAACCGATAGAGCAATTGCATGATTTGACAATTGCTACAGTACCCAATCACACATCGTTGGAACCCACCAAATAAGAAGCCACTAAGCAACACACACACTGATAAAAATTGAGAATTCAAAGTTATATTTTTActaaagaaaatgaatttcaaacTAAAGATAATGAATGAAGCAAGTTAAAAGTGCATTTTTGGGTAACATCATAGCACTGAACTCCGTTAAACATAATCATCAGCTATTGATATATAACTTATTTTACAAAGACCGATATGAATATTACATCCATACTTATAACACTAAAAGAGTATCACATATACAATACATATATAAGGAGATGAAGGTATTTTACAttaatgagacagcatcccaacaaGACAATAAAGTCATAAAACAATTTGCAGTTTTAATAATTTATGGCTCATGATTCTATAATATATTAGCTTTATTGTGGATCTATATTAAATCTTTAGTattagttattatatttttatattacatttatttcaggGTCTCCAGCACAGTCCGTCAGTAGACTAACACTTCCTGTAAATAGAAGAACCCGTTTTCAACCATCAGAAAAGCACGTATGTAGACTACAGAATTGCATGCCTCTGAAGTTTAAAGAGTTTGTAAAGTCACACTTATCAACAATCCTTGAAATACCACAAGATGACCTTGAGACATTGATGATATCACCTACTGCACCTGTTCCACAACACAAGACGGCTCTTTCGTTCAGTAAGAGAAAAGCTCAGAAACAGTCTATGTTTGGCTCCGACCTTTCACCAGAGAATATTGCATCAGTGCTTCAGTTGATCAACTACCTCTCCCAAGATGGCGTCATATCTACAGAAGGTTTATTCCGTAAAACTGGTAACATATGCAGACAGAAGCAGTTGAAATCAAAGCTAGACTCAGCAACACTTACCGAGAAATACTTGTCATCGTTATCTCCACACGACAGTGCCAACGTTCTCAAACGCTACATTCACAATCTACCAGAACCTCTTCTAACTCAAAAGTTCTTCAATGTATATGTTCAGATTACCAACATCACCAAGTCAACAAAAGAAGAAACAATGTCTGCCAAGATCCAAGCTATGCAACTTGTTCTCCATCTTTTACCATCCGACAACCTCAACTTATTGAAGCCATTGATGACACTCCTCAACAAAGCCGCATCCATCTCTAGTAACCTGATGACAGCTTATTCTTTGGGTATTTTATTCGCACCTCATCTTCTCTGTGACCGTCATTCGTCAGCTGACAATCTTCACTCTGTTCTACCGAAAGTTTCCGATTTGGTTTCCATAATGATAGAGAATGGCCCACATATATTTAGTATACCTAAAGACTTGTCTCGATCCGTAGCTAACTTCTGGCGAGAGATGGAGGTACCAAACCAGCTTTATTACAGAACAGTTCAAGAAACTACAGACTCAGCTGTTATAGACAGGACGTCACCGAAAGTTCACGTCGTAGACCTCTGTGACAAGCCAAAAGCCACCAGTACACTCACAGTGCCCTTCACACCTCCAACAAAATCTCGTAAGAGACTGAGTAGTGACACTAGTGATGGTATCCCAGAGAAGAGACCTACACCAGAGATGTTCCTTTCACCATTATGTAATGTACTCGACTTTAAGCCAAAACTCAGTAAGCAGACTAATTCCATCATCTTCAGTACAGCACCTGGATCTTCTTCCAAGAAACCAGTAGCACGTGTTAAACCAATTCAACATTCACCCATATCTCAGTTCTTCAAGAGTGTGCCACTCAAGCTTCAGCGGGTTATGTCAACACCGAGATCTCGTGCTCCGATGGCTCTGTTTCAGTCACCAAGCCACTGTGTGAAGTTTTAAGACATTGatgaaaaaactataaattattttgtgaatatactgttatgtttgagaGAGTGATATATTATTGTTATTAATTTATTAAACTATGAAAAGGAAAGAAATCTGTATTTGAATTTtcatgcatacattttaacttttattcgTAGTAAAATATACACTGTGATCTGCTTAAAAAGGGAGAATTTTCACAGTACACCAGTAAATTTAGATAATATAAATATACGACATTGttgtatggttgccaatgagacaactcttacacCAAAACGATGTAAAAGTAATTAACTATAGGCCACCCTACAGTCTTCAACAAAACATGTATACCGGCGCTGTTACCGCATATCAAGCTATAGAAAcccttaaaatgacaaatgtaaaaccattcataaaAGAAAAGTACAGaggtctaatttatatacaaaacaaatcaataagcaaaaaaaaatcaaatccgaCAAGCACTGAATTTGTGGATTCTGATATGGGACACAGAGATAGGATAAATAATGTGACGGGTTAAACATGAACCATCTCCTAATATATGAGTGGTGTTATAGcataacataagaacaaacaaCATGTTCATTAAAACTGTATTTTCTCAAAAGACAGTGATTCGAACATGACTTATACAGAAGTACCAATTTACCATGGCAAGCCTTTCTCGTCAAAACTTAttgatattgatataaaaataaggagatgtgacatgattgccaattagacagctatcatatatattaaaatgttagaCCACTTCTTGTAGGAGTAATTGTCCATAATAGACGACTTTTCCCattttttgtctattattttgacAAACAAATTAGAATCGATACAGTATAGATCGAAACACTAGAAACCACCAAAATGACCAGCATTCCACAAACCCAAAACCCTAAAAGGTATTTTAGTACATCAAAATCATTAGAAATATCAAAAGATAATTATAGAAGCCATACTAGAAACCGTCACTACTGAAAAAGCAGACATTTTAAGTCAACAATTACAGCTAGTactcacaaaaaaaataataaaatcaaacaatattCTTGATAAAGGCCCAAGTCCATACAAAAAAATGCCAGAAATAGAAATCACACCATCTGGTTTATTTAAATTACTATACAGAAGCTAAAACCCCACAAAGCTAGTGGTTAACGGCATCATTAGACGAGTATAAAAACAACTAAAAACACAGATCGCAGCAATGTTAATCACCATTTTTACTAAATCACAGCAACAGGCAAAATACCAACAAGCAAACCTTGCACCAGCATTTGCTATTGAAAAGATCTGGGCGAACaaaacaagtataaaaaaaatatagccaTGCAATCTCTCTTActtgtatttgttaaatattcTTGGAGCATTTTGTAACAAAACATATATGTACCATCTGGACTCTGGAGGCAAATAACATCCGTTGCGACCTCCAATATGGTTTCCGAAAATAGAGATCATGAGAAACACAACTTATTAATTTATACAAGAGCCgcataacaacaaaaacaaaaatattcaaatagtCTTCATTACAAAGATTTTAAGCGTTTGATCATAAACTTCTAGTTTACAAGCTTAAATACAACACTCTAAATTGGATTCAGCTTTTTCATTAGACCGTACACAAACACATAGAATACATCTGAATCACAAGTCAGGCTGACGATAACATACCAATACCGTGAAATAACAAGTCAACAAGATTATAAATGGAAGGTTGCATGGCTTATGAACTTCAAACCTGGCAAATGTACTGTTCTAATCATCACACATCAGAAAAAGATTTGAAACTATAAAATACCAAACACCAACATCAATTCCCCGATAAAGATTCTAGAATAACCCAATCACAACAAGTTAAGACTCTTTGCTGAAATCGATAGCATTATATACCATTATACcgtgaaataaaatattaacaagaTTGCTGAAAACTAAAGACATATATGTTGATAACCACCTTTAATTCCTACCTTCATGgcaaatatattgtttatttacaaCATAATAAAACACCAAAACAACATGGAATTTAACCAAAATGAAGAACTGGGACTTCTTTCATTTATTGGATACCTAAATTTCATAAGTGTCATTATGAACAACGATATATTATATCATAATGCTAGGTCTTCAAAGTATACCCGAAACATCTggctaaattattaacatcaagtGTATCAGCAAAAACAGCTGAGCGGATTGAATTAATGGTGGATACTAAAAAATACAAAGATCTCCCAGACGGTACATAAAAACTAATTCACTTTCCTCTTGCACCGACTTTTCTACTATTTACAAAAGTATTTACCATTCCAAACTCAAAGACAAGAATTGACCCTGCTATATTTTCATGCTGCATTTCTTGATTGAtaatatatttgttacgtttggagtaCATGTTTTTAACAAACAAGCGGGCGGCATTCCCACGGGAACCAACTGTGCTCCTCTTTTAGCCgacatatttctttttcatatgtGGCAAACTCATACAGGATCTTAAAATGGAAGAATGAAAAGAAGATTGCATAATCGAACTCTAAATAAAGGAATGCACCAGATAcatatgtggagcagaatctgcgtACCGTTCTGGATCACATGAGACCACCCCCGGTTTTTTTCGTGCTGCTCAgtctttagtctttagttttccctgatgttttgtaaactgttggtTATCTTGTCTGTTCTTTTTGCATTGACATTGTCATTTCTTTTTCggcatatgagtttgaatgtccctttggtaagTTCTGCCTCTCTTATATCCTTCAGATGAAAGTTTCAAACTGTAAACCGAAAAATGACTTCAAGACACTATATAATAGGTTAACGGAACCAAAATTGTCAGTCCACTACTTGTAGAAGAAAGAAACTATATTAATGTCGAAAGAAATTGTGTGTCttaaatgcccccccccccccttttcataAAAAGTGTTGCTAATATTAGACGAAAATTAACACTTTACCTGTGAAGGCTAATGTAATATTAAAACTAACTTCGGAGAAATATTTCCGTGTCAACTTTTAAACAAGTTCagcaatataataatatttatgtaTCAAGacaatacatcatgtacatagagATATAAATCATAAGATCGGGTATTTATAATTCATCATTTTAATGAATACTATGAGGGTAGCATACAGAAATACGTCCAAATTGCATGAATCTAATTATAGGTGATAAATAGCTGATTACAAAAATCAAGAATTTGTGAAGGAAAATCCTTGCAAAAATGCAACTGGTCATTGAGTTGAAGCTTTTAACAACCTTTAAAACCTCTCATAATATATATCTAGATTATTGTGAACAtttatttgttccacctaacagaagttccactggaaactttgtttTAACAATGTCATATTacataatatctattcctgttggaacaaatattctataccatttattcatttaggaacatatactgtaatatttattcctgtggaaataacaTTCCAGAATGTTTCTTCCTTTTAgaacttatattatgaaagaacttctattccgtgacattAGTACTTAACCCTTTGGCTTTGGAAGACCGCTTATAAAGCAGACTGCAATATTGACATTATTAGAATTTgctataaagtttttttttattcagtttaaaAAATGCCGCTTGCAGGATTTTTTCATACAATTATATGAGGGTCATAATGGGGGACCTTCATGACAAAACAGTAGAAATTCTTGCCAAATTACGTTAA
This sequence is a window from Mytilus edulis chromosome 1, xbMytEdul2.2, whole genome shotgun sequence. Protein-coding genes within it:
- the LOC139493491 gene encoding rho GTPase-activating protein 19-like; this translates as MPLKFKEFVKSHLSTILEIPQDDLETLMISPTAPVPQHKTALSFSKRKAQKQSMFGSDLSPENIASVLQLINYLSQDGVISTEGLFRKTGNICRQKQLKSKLDSATLTEKYLSSLSPHDSANVLKRYIHNLPEPLLTQKFFNVYVQITNITKSTKEETMSAKIQAMQLVLHLLPSDNLNLLKPLMTLLNKAASISSNLMTAYSLGILFAPHLLCDRHSSADNLHSVLPKVSDLVSIMIENGPHIFSIPKDLSRSVANFWREMEVPNQLYYRTVQETTDSAVIDRTSPKVHVVDLCDKPKATSTLTVPFTPPTKSRKRLSSDTSDGIPEKRPTPEMFLSPLCNVLDFKPKLSKQTNSIIFSTAPGSSSKKPVARVKPIQHSPISQFFKSVPLKLQRVMSTPRSRAPMALFQSPSHCVKF
- the LOC139488985 gene encoding rho GTPase-activating protein 19-like; its protein translation is MSTSSLRRNRCQQQAERNVFRLKNSMPNKFEEMVLSSLGKAVTMTTQEIDSQVNRKSPEKVTLKRKSSRLSFYRKSIKKREFTQLTPDSISALTVLIEFIGKSYNIKDEGLFRKTGNISRQKTVRKQLLECSMIDLELISSHDGANVLKNFIRDLCEPLLTNRFHNVYTRLACLLTTEDKAKTTTLKALQMLMLLMPSDNYCLLRPLITLLHRTSKTPENLMTADSLAIIFTPHFLCNKSSSGTELQTTTKTFCHLVAFMIESGNNLFKIPQDLAEEVSSFWKEMEIPNHLYLQSVTKNNRPLKTLDDSVLTESPKLTPKKKSGRRSLVHVIDLGISPDKRRKSGLFSPRHRQSSESSDASLPERRPLPDIVVSKVDEKCCTAKNQPEQRQWNFPPSTTKNKPVAMVKPISRSPISQFFRNVPQHLQKVMQTPRSRTPMLYRSPQLDMPHLDMPQLDLDDDREIMC